Proteins encoded by one window of Vespula pensylvanica isolate Volc-1 chromosome 6, ASM1446617v1, whole genome shotgun sequence:
- the LOC122629827 gene encoding vacuolar protein sorting-associated protein 26C, with protein MSINIDIKLKRASKIYHEGEVVTGLILLQTNSDLKHDGIFLTMEGSVNLQLSSKNVGIFEAFYNSVKPIQLVQYTLDVAPAGKIPSSRIPFEIPFELPLKPRGKKPLYETYHGVFVNIQYLIRCDIKRNFLAKDVSKSLEFIVEDKYTIKVDKEHSKIVFFKITPESLQNTRDKVNVPRFCISGRLDSLYCKISEPLKGEVVIEHCEAVIKSIELQLVRVETCGCAEGYSRDATEIQNIQIGEGNVCTNLPIPIYMIFPRLFTCPTLSTSNFKVEFEVNLIIIFEDDYLVTENFPIILSRY; from the exons atgtCTATTAACATAGACATTAAGTTAAAACGTGCCAGTAAAATATATCATGAAGGG GAAGTTGTCACTGgtcttatattattacaaacaaaTTCCGATTTAAAGCACGATGGTATATTCCTTACAATGGAAGGTTCagttaatttacaattaaGTTCAAAAAATGTTGGTATCTTTGAAGCTTTTTATAATTCTGTAAAG CCTATTCAGTTAGTACAATATACTTTAGATGTTGCTCCTGCTGGTAAAATACCAAGCAGTAGAATACCATTTGAAATACCTTTCGAATTACCATTAAAACCAAGAGGAAAGAAACCATTGTATGAAACTTATCATGGAGTTTTTGtgaatatacaatatttaatacgttGTGATATAAAGAGGAACTTTCTTGCAAAGGATGTAAGCAAGTCATTAGAATTTATTGTGGAAGACAAATACACTATTAAGGTCGATAAGGAACATAGTAAAATTGTATTCTTTAAGATAACACCAGAGTCTTTACAAAATACAAGAGATAAAGTTAATGTTCCGAGATTTTGCATTTCAGGAAGATTAGATTCATTGTATTGTAAAATTTCGGAACCTCTTAAAGGCGAG gTAGTAATAGAACATTGTGAAGCtgttataaaatcaattgaatTGCAATTGGTAAGAGTAGAAACATGTGGCTGTGCAGAGGGATATTCGAGAGATg caacagaaatacaaaatatacaaataggAGAAGGAAATGTATGTACGAATTTACCCATAcctatttatatgatattccCAAGATTATTTACTTGTCCCACTTTAAGCACAAGTAACTTCAAAGTTG AATTTGAAgtaaatcttattattatatttgaagaCGACTATTTAGTTACTGAAAATTTTCCTATAATACTTTCCAGATACTAa
- the LOC122629826 gene encoding protein mono-ADP-ribosyltransferase PARP16, translating into MECMEKSHQINAMKSKCDNKININEEKKLVDANLSILRSTKMDTTPYQDDVEKKIVLLKHLLEKDPKAADLKWSLFISACNTYRYDTCLRPFPPMYIKNECKDIEALRKTVELIPPLAVIFRELHEPNVYANYGPAIDLLHWVLIRLRDPYIKSISKENYDSVLRKVPSEMLVAAPNLIFQIASAKQSTAEEKWKYNGQGYSTLYAYHGSRLENFHSIIHYGLQQNMCKNSLFGKGIYLSSELGVSLPYSPIGYGWGGSVLGSELSCVALCEFINHPTIKKHNSAIRIQNTLSESVPDKYYLVTNSDLVRIRYLLVYSQEVHPTRNNESSGLLDWFRQHKLLTFMLGYVILLASVGLTHNKQVEKYYRLFVQKTGLD; encoded by the exons ATGGAATGCATGGAAAAAAGTCATCAAATTAACGCAATGAAATCAAAATGtgacaataaaattaatattaacgaagagaaaaagttggTTGATGCCAACTTGAGTATATTACGTAGTACAAAAATGGATACTACACCTTATCAAGAtgacgtagaaaagaaaattgtactTCTTAAGCATTTATTAGAAAAGGATCCAAAAGCTGCAGATTTAAAGTGGTCTCTCTTTATATCAGCATGCAATACATATCGTTATGATACTTGTTTACGACCATTTCcacctatgtatataaaaaatgaatgcaAGGATATAGAAGCTTTG AGAAAAACTGTAGAACTGATACCTCCATTGGCAGTAATATTTAGAGAACTTCATGAGCCAAATGTATATGCCAATTATGGACCAGCTATAGACTTATTACATTGGGTGTTAATAAGATTGAGAGATCcttatattaaaagtataagtaaagaaaat TATGATTCCGTATTAAGGAAAGTACCTTCAGAAATGCTAGTTGCTGCaccaaatttaatatttcaaatagcAAGTGCAAAACAATCAACTGCAGAAGAAAAGTGGAAATATAATGGACAAGGTTATTCTACATTATATGCATATCATGGTAGtcgtttagaaaattttcattctattataCACTATGGTTTACAACAGAACATGTGTAag AACTCGCTCTTTGGAAAAGGAATATATCTTTCAAGTGAATTAGGAGTAAGTTTACCATATAGTCCAATAGGCTATGGATGGGGAGGCAGTGTTCTTGGTAGTGAATTGAGTTGTGTAGCTCTTTGTGAATTTATTAATCACCCTActataaaaaaacataattcAGCAATTAGAATACAAAATACATTATCTGAATCAGTTCcggataaatattatttagttaCCAACAGTGATTTAGTAAGGATTCGTTATCTTCTTGTTTATAGTCAAGAAGTTCATCCAACGAg gAATAATGAAAGCTCTGGATTATTGGACTGGTTTAGACAGcataaattattaactttCATGCTTGGATATGTCATATTATTAGCTTCAGTTGGATTGACACATAATAAGCAAGTAGAGAAGTATTATAGATTGTTTGTCCAAAAAACTGGACTTGActaa
- the LOC122630265 gene encoding protein-serine O-palmitoleoyltransferase porcupine encodes MDDVDTTVFYDDENDFIGLGYHHGQEYDYEYEDAEGETLSELYQYCLAPTLYDTGFYMLPLFLAMFIFRFISQMQSISDRLFHGFSLVIGICIIQHYAQECLFLLVLFVILSYITLYIPKKYYKDIGVFLPSLFIIAHCEFYMKPIIWHKVRSIIMTMAMKTISVAADSIESNNIPDFYSYMGYMFCAATSFFGPWVPLKDYLALRRPSQQGKWWLLIVIGYTFGSFLFLSMSNCWIQWILPDNSWKWLIAYRDALAFRTSHYFISYMASAILFLGGYPFSLISIVKPLEIELPRSLVQVVVYWNIPMHFWLKKYIFRPSLKYLGKFGAVTITYLTSSLLHGLNFQLGAVLLSLGLYTYVEHQLRMMLANIFDACIGSKECTQNKCTHLHNSYNCWVIVTNIMFTVLTIFHLAYLGLMFDTSELQETGYSYIHTIEKWSQLGFASHWVALATYCIYFLIR; translated from the exons ATGGATGATGTAGATACCACAGTATTTTATGATGATGAAAATGACTTCATTGGACTTGGTTATCATCATGGTCAAGAATACGATTACGAATACGAAGATGCAGAAGGAGAAACACTATCAGAACTCTATCAATATTGTCTTGCACCTACGCTGTATGATACAGGATTTTATATGTTGCCTTTGTTTCTTGCaatgtttatttttcgatttatatctCAAATGC AATCTATTTCTGATAGATTATTTCATGGATTTTCGCTGGTTATTGGAATATGTATTATTCAACATTATGCGCaagaatgtttatttttattagtactATTTGTTATACTTTCTTATATTACCTTATATATACCAAAGAAGTATTACAAAGACATAGGAGTCTTTTTGCCATCACTTTTTATAATTGCACATTg cgaattttatatgaaaccTATAATCTGGCATAAAGTACGAAGTATAATTATGACAATGGCAATGAAAACTATTAGTGTTGCTGCAGATAGCATTGAATCTAACAACATACCAGATTTTTACAGTTATATGGGATATATGTTTTGTGCAGCTACTTCATTCTTTGGCCCATGGGTTCCATTGAAAGATTATTTGGCCTTACGCCGGCCAAGTCAGCAA GGAAAATGGTGGTTATTGATTGTAATTGGATATACTTTTGgttcattcctttttctaaGTATGTCAAACTGTTGGATACAATGGATACTTCCAGACAATTCATGGAA gtGGCTAATAGCTTATAGAGATGCATTAGCTTTCAGAACATCCCATTATTTTATCTCATATATGGCATCAGCTATATTATTCTTAGGAGGATAtccattttcattaatatccaTTGTTAAACCATTAGAAATTGAACTACCACGTTCACTCGTTCAAGTTGTTGTATATTGGAATATACCAATGCATTTTtggttaaaaaaat atatattccGTCCAAGTCTCAAGTATTTAGGAAAATTTGGAGCTGTAACTATTACGTATTTAACGAGTTCTCTTCTACAtggattaaattttcaattggGAGCAGTATTATTGAGTCTtggtttatatacatatgtagagcATCAACTTAGAATGATGCTTGCTAATATTTTTGACGCATGTATTGGGTCAAAAGAATGTACCCAAAATAAGTGTACTCACTTACATAACTCTTATAATTGTTGGGTTATTGTGACAAATATAATGTTTACagtattaacaatttttcatttagcTTATTTGGGTCTTATGTTTGATACTTCAGAGTTACAAGAAACAGGATATAGTTATATTCATACTATTGAAAAATGGTCTCAACTTGGATTTGCTAGCCACTGGGTAGCATTGGctacatattgtatatattttttaatacgataa
- the LOC122630263 gene encoding uncharacterized protein LOC122630263 isoform X2, translated as MLSEYNDIEEDEEVIFEGNDLYEHLSALGYVDFETATVSKPLLTSQKKSIYMDCSLSKEQLHTILSAKTLLDDHAYAINSYTQKYFPSTPWKKMLRNLLVNGTIIASSAYLIFCKHKKALNIIITFCILYFTGYRNYKNLQAHKELKQLVLLQNEFYDLCNKGLKILRHGYKVKINSRKVEQPFHDLMGERLIYLQPIMENLIKCMEDLCQIYHHIICIMTAQFPKYVFNQFVITTFEDNAFKIHGEVNYEALKQLYYTYALMQSELLYLLAIAYDTKTWSLTCDKISKANLIYITYKLNKQLIKYKNKLSLCINSYYNCKVEPVQYNFKGPVASKWQDVYLHLNLTSNKIQQAYERIISMINDIDTCTDDTSTNNEMIEKMTQKMDEMYKQIDTARNFAEFSSLLITKIKYRNSKMSYTKQDTKIQNINENLPVIIDTEPEILDEVFEEYIKEEYLKPLYEEDEEILLQEYKLDKLLAKNFMSELKEALIDKHRTMSERESKALQRMYRNVINSANDLGSNNLRSSIPIPPPMPSLASNSISLRNNDSINYDHNNIFPKESSNTSNTEIFHTQTSSVNNIVKNFKYDKDANNESIIEDNEDSTVFGSLSLKQFQNPVIQFGLNMSPQLLSMNEEMFIGSGENSESDIEPEDDSIA; from the exons ATGTTAAGTGAATACAACGATattgaagaagatgaagaagtcATATTTGAG gGTAATGATTTGTATGAACATTTATCTGCATTGGGATATGTAGATTTTGAAACTGCAACAGTTTCTAAACCTTTACTAACATCACAAAAGAAATCTATCTATAtg GATTGCAGTTTATCCAAAGAACAATTGCACACTATTTTAAGTGCCAAAACACTTTTAGACGATCATGCATATGCAATTAATAGTTATACACAAAAGTATTTTCCTTCTACACCATGGAA gAAAATGTTAAGGAATTTACTTGTTAATGGTACAATAATAGCTTCTTCTGCGTACTTAATATTCTGTAAACACAAAAAagctttaaatattataataacattttgtatattatatttcactGGTTATAGAAACTACAAAAATTTACAGGCacataaagaattaaaacaattagtattattacaaaatgaattttatgatttatgtaataaaggattaaaaattttgagaCATGGTTACAaggtaaaaattaattctaggAAAGTAGAGCAACCATTTCa TGATCTCATGGGAGAAAGATTAATATACCTACAACCAATaatggaaaatttaattaaatgtatgGAAGATCTTTGTCAAATTTACCatcatattatttgtattatgaCAGCACAATTTCctaaatatgtttttaatcaGTTTGTAATAACAACATTTGAAGATAATGCATTTAAAATACATGGAGAAGTTAACTATGAAGCATTGAAG caattatattatacttatgcTCTTATGCAATCGGAACTATTATATCTACTGGCTATTGCATATGATACTAAAACGTGGTCTTTAACTTGTGATAAAATTTCCAAGGCAAACCTGATTTATATCActtataaattgaataaacaattgataaaatataagaataaattatctcTGTGTATcaattcttattataattgtaaagtAGAACCagttcaatataattttaa gGGTCCGGTTGCATCAAAATGGCAAGACGTTTATTTACATTTGAATTTAACATCTAATAAGATTCAACAGGCATATGAACGTATAATATCAATGATTAATGATATTGATACGTGTACTGATGATACTTCAACCAATAATGagatgatagaaaaaatgacGCAAAAAATGGATGAAATGTATAAGCAAATAGATACAGCTAGAAATTTCGCTGAATTTAGtagtttattaataacaaaaataaagtatagAAATTCCAAAATGAGTTATACAAAACAAGATactaaaatacaaaatataaatgaaaacttGCCGGTAATAATTGATACAGAACCAGAAATACTTGATGAGGTGTttgaagaatatattaaagaagaatatttgaaaCCTTTgtatgaagaagatgaagagattTTATTACAAGAATATAAATTGGACAAATTGTTGGCAAAGAATTTTATGAGTGAATTAAAGGAAGCTTTGATTGATAAGCATAGAACTATGTCAGAAAGAGAATCTAAAGCACTTCAACGTATGTACAGAAACGTAATAAATAGTGCAAATGATTTGGGGAGTAATAACTTAAGATCTTCAATACCTATACCACCTCCAATGCCTTCTTTGGCCAGTAATTCCATTTCGTTACGTAATAATGATTCCATTAATTACGATCACAATAACATTTTTCCCAAAGAATCGTCAAATACATCGAATACCGAAATATTTCACACACAAACGTCAAgtgtaaataatatcgtaaaaaattttaagtatGATAAAGATGCCAACAATGAATCAATAATTGAAGATAACGAAGATAGTACTGTCTTTGGATCATTGTCATTGAAACAGTTTCAAAATCCTGTTATACAATTTGGATTAAATATGTCTCCTCAATTGTTATCTATGAATGAAGAAATGTTTATAGGTAGTGGAGAAAATTCTGAAAGTGATATTGAACCAGAGGATGATTCAATTGCATAA
- the LOC122630263 gene encoding uncharacterized protein LOC122630263 isoform X1: protein MLSEYNDIEEDEEVIFEGNDLYEHLSALGYVDFETATVSKPLLTSQKKSIYMNTDIINDIGRNIYRYILDLKSWITQDCSLSKEQLHTILSAKTLLDDHAYAINSYTQKYFPSTPWKKMLRNLLVNGTIIASSAYLIFCKHKKALNIIITFCILYFTGYRNYKNLQAHKELKQLVLLQNEFYDLCNKGLKILRHGYKVKINSRKVEQPFHDLMGERLIYLQPIMENLIKCMEDLCQIYHHIICIMTAQFPKYVFNQFVITTFEDNAFKIHGEVNYEALKQLYYTYALMQSELLYLLAIAYDTKTWSLTCDKISKANLIYITYKLNKQLIKYKNKLSLCINSYYNCKVEPVQYNFKGPVASKWQDVYLHLNLTSNKIQQAYERIISMINDIDTCTDDTSTNNEMIEKMTQKMDEMYKQIDTARNFAEFSSLLITKIKYRNSKMSYTKQDTKIQNINENLPVIIDTEPEILDEVFEEYIKEEYLKPLYEEDEEILLQEYKLDKLLAKNFMSELKEALIDKHRTMSERESKALQRMYRNVINSANDLGSNNLRSSIPIPPPMPSLASNSISLRNNDSINYDHNNIFPKESSNTSNTEIFHTQTSSVNNIVKNFKYDKDANNESIIEDNEDSTVFGSLSLKQFQNPVIQFGLNMSPQLLSMNEEMFIGSGENSESDIEPEDDSIA from the exons ATGTTAAGTGAATACAACGATattgaagaagatgaagaagtcATATTTGAG gGTAATGATTTGTATGAACATTTATCTGCATTGGGATATGTAGATTTTGAAACTGCAACAGTTTCTAAACCTTTACTAACATCACAAAAGAAATCTATCTATAtg aatactgacattatcaatgatataggtagaaatatttatagatatatattagatttaaAATCATGGATAACACAg GATTGCAGTTTATCCAAAGAACAATTGCACACTATTTTAAGTGCCAAAACACTTTTAGACGATCATGCATATGCAATTAATAGTTATACACAAAAGTATTTTCCTTCTACACCATGGAA gAAAATGTTAAGGAATTTACTTGTTAATGGTACAATAATAGCTTCTTCTGCGTACTTAATATTCTGTAAACACAAAAAagctttaaatattataataacattttgtatattatatttcactGGTTATAGAAACTACAAAAATTTACAGGCacataaagaattaaaacaattagtattattacaaaatgaattttatgatttatgtaataaaggattaaaaattttgagaCATGGTTACAaggtaaaaattaattctaggAAAGTAGAGCAACCATTTCa TGATCTCATGGGAGAAAGATTAATATACCTACAACCAATaatggaaaatttaattaaatgtatgGAAGATCTTTGTCAAATTTACCatcatattatttgtattatgaCAGCACAATTTCctaaatatgtttttaatcaGTTTGTAATAACAACATTTGAAGATAATGCATTTAAAATACATGGAGAAGTTAACTATGAAGCATTGAAG caattatattatacttatgcTCTTATGCAATCGGAACTATTATATCTACTGGCTATTGCATATGATACTAAAACGTGGTCTTTAACTTGTGATAAAATTTCCAAGGCAAACCTGATTTATATCActtataaattgaataaacaattgataaaatataagaataaattatctcTGTGTATcaattcttattataattgtaaagtAGAACCagttcaatataattttaa gGGTCCGGTTGCATCAAAATGGCAAGACGTTTATTTACATTTGAATTTAACATCTAATAAGATTCAACAGGCATATGAACGTATAATATCAATGATTAATGATATTGATACGTGTACTGATGATACTTCAACCAATAATGagatgatagaaaaaatgacGCAAAAAATGGATGAAATGTATAAGCAAATAGATACAGCTAGAAATTTCGCTGAATTTAGtagtttattaataacaaaaataaagtatagAAATTCCAAAATGAGTTATACAAAACAAGATactaaaatacaaaatataaatgaaaacttGCCGGTAATAATTGATACAGAACCAGAAATACTTGATGAGGTGTttgaagaatatattaaagaagaatatttgaaaCCTTTgtatgaagaagatgaagagattTTATTACAAGAATATAAATTGGACAAATTGTTGGCAAAGAATTTTATGAGTGAATTAAAGGAAGCTTTGATTGATAAGCATAGAACTATGTCAGAAAGAGAATCTAAAGCACTTCAACGTATGTACAGAAACGTAATAAATAGTGCAAATGATTTGGGGAGTAATAACTTAAGATCTTCAATACCTATACCACCTCCAATGCCTTCTTTGGCCAGTAATTCCATTTCGTTACGTAATAATGATTCCATTAATTACGATCACAATAACATTTTTCCCAAAGAATCGTCAAATACATCGAATACCGAAATATTTCACACACAAACGTCAAgtgtaaataatatcgtaaaaaattttaagtatGATAAAGATGCCAACAATGAATCAATAATTGAAGATAACGAAGATAGTACTGTCTTTGGATCATTGTCATTGAAACAGTTTCAAAATCCTGTTATACAATTTGGATTAAATATGTCTCCTCAATTGTTATCTATGAATGAAGAAATGTTTATAGGTAGTGGAGAAAATTCTGAAAGTGATATTGAACCAGAGGATGATTCAATTGCATAA
- the LOC122630263 gene encoding uncharacterized protein LOC122630263 isoform X3 — protein MEKFLFIYYRKMLRNLLVNGTIIASSAYLIFCKHKKALNIIITFCILYFTGYRNYKNLQAHKELKQLVLLQNEFYDLCNKGLKILRHGYKVKINSRKVEQPFHDLMGERLIYLQPIMENLIKCMEDLCQIYHHIICIMTAQFPKYVFNQFVITTFEDNAFKIHGEVNYEALKQLYYTYALMQSELLYLLAIAYDTKTWSLTCDKISKANLIYITYKLNKQLIKYKNKLSLCINSYYNCKVEPVQYNFKGPVASKWQDVYLHLNLTSNKIQQAYERIISMINDIDTCTDDTSTNNEMIEKMTQKMDEMYKQIDTARNFAEFSSLLITKIKYRNSKMSYTKQDTKIQNINENLPVIIDTEPEILDEVFEEYIKEEYLKPLYEEDEEILLQEYKLDKLLAKNFMSELKEALIDKHRTMSERESKALQRMYRNVINSANDLGSNNLRSSIPIPPPMPSLASNSISLRNNDSINYDHNNIFPKESSNTSNTEIFHTQTSSVNNIVKNFKYDKDANNESIIEDNEDSTVFGSLSLKQFQNPVIQFGLNMSPQLLSMNEEMFIGSGENSESDIEPEDDSIA, from the exons ATGGAA aaatttttatttatttattacaggAAAATGTTAAGGAATTTACTTGTTAATGGTACAATAATAGCTTCTTCTGCGTACTTAATATTCTGTAAACACAAAAAagctttaaatattataataacattttgtatattatatttcactGGTTATAGAAACTACAAAAATTTACAGGCacataaagaattaaaacaattagtattattacaaaatgaattttatgatttatgtaataaaggattaaaaattttgagaCATGGTTACAaggtaaaaattaattctaggAAAGTAGAGCAACCATTTCa TGATCTCATGGGAGAAAGATTAATATACCTACAACCAATaatggaaaatttaattaaatgtatgGAAGATCTTTGTCAAATTTACCatcatattatttgtattatgaCAGCACAATTTCctaaatatgtttttaatcaGTTTGTAATAACAACATTTGAAGATAATGCATTTAAAATACATGGAGAAGTTAACTATGAAGCATTGAAG caattatattatacttatgcTCTTATGCAATCGGAACTATTATATCTACTGGCTATTGCATATGATACTAAAACGTGGTCTTTAACTTGTGATAAAATTTCCAAGGCAAACCTGATTTATATCActtataaattgaataaacaattgataaaatataagaataaattatctcTGTGTATcaattcttattataattgtaaagtAGAACCagttcaatataattttaa gGGTCCGGTTGCATCAAAATGGCAAGACGTTTATTTACATTTGAATTTAACATCTAATAAGATTCAACAGGCATATGAACGTATAATATCAATGATTAATGATATTGATACGTGTACTGATGATACTTCAACCAATAATGagatgatagaaaaaatgacGCAAAAAATGGATGAAATGTATAAGCAAATAGATACAGCTAGAAATTTCGCTGAATTTAGtagtttattaataacaaaaataaagtatagAAATTCCAAAATGAGTTATACAAAACAAGATactaaaatacaaaatataaatgaaaacttGCCGGTAATAATTGATACAGAACCAGAAATACTTGATGAGGTGTttgaagaatatattaaagaagaatatttgaaaCCTTTgtatgaagaagatgaagagattTTATTACAAGAATATAAATTGGACAAATTGTTGGCAAAGAATTTTATGAGTGAATTAAAGGAAGCTTTGATTGATAAGCATAGAACTATGTCAGAAAGAGAATCTAAAGCACTTCAACGTATGTACAGAAACGTAATAAATAGTGCAAATGATTTGGGGAGTAATAACTTAAGATCTTCAATACCTATACCACCTCCAATGCCTTCTTTGGCCAGTAATTCCATTTCGTTACGTAATAATGATTCCATTAATTACGATCACAATAACATTTTTCCCAAAGAATCGTCAAATACATCGAATACCGAAATATTTCACACACAAACGTCAAgtgtaaataatatcgtaaaaaattttaagtatGATAAAGATGCCAACAATGAATCAATAATTGAAGATAACGAAGATAGTACTGTCTTTGGATCATTGTCATTGAAACAGTTTCAAAATCCTGTTATACAATTTGGATTAAATATGTCTCCTCAATTGTTATCTATGAATGAAGAAATGTTTATAGGTAGTGGAGAAAATTCTGAAAGTGATATTGAACCAGAGGATGATTCAATTGCATAA